The following proteins are co-located in the Heteronotia binoei isolate CCM8104 ecotype False Entrance Well chromosome 21, APGP_CSIRO_Hbin_v1, whole genome shotgun sequence genome:
- the PAPOLA gene encoding poly(A) polymerase alpha isoform X2, with protein sequence MPFPVTTQGSQQTQQPQKHYGITSPISLAAPKESDCVLTQKLIETLKPFGVFEEEEELQRRILILGKLNNLVKEWIREISELKNLPQSVIENVGGKIFTFGSYRLGVHTKGADIDALCVAPRHVDRSDFFTSFYEKLKLQEEVKDLRAVEEAFVPVIKLCFDGIEIDILFARLALQTIPEDLDLRDDSLLKNLDIRCIRSLNGCRVTDEILHLVPNIDNFRLTLRAIKLWAKRHNIYSNILGFLGGVSWAMLVARTCQLYPNAIASTLVHKFFLVFSKWEWPNPVLLKQPEECNLNLPVWDPRVNPSDRYHLMPIITPAYPQQNSTYNVSVSTRMVMVEEFKQGLAITDEILLSKAEWSKLFEAPNFFQKYKHYIVLLASAPTEKQRLEWVGLVESKIRILVGSLEKNEFITLAHVNPQSFPAPKENPDKEEFRTMWVIGLVFKKTENSENLSVDLTFDIQSFTDTVYRQAINSKMFEMDMKIAAMHVKKKQLHQLLPSHVLQKKKKHSTEGVRLTALNDSSLDLSMDSDNSTSVPSPTNAMKTSPLNSSGSSQGSSPAPAVTAASVTSVQTSEVNVPQTNSSESSGGTSSESIPQTATQPAISPPPKPTIPRVPSTRLVNQAPRPSGNTATNSLKRTSSPHKEESPKKIKTEQDEVNDDASCVEMSDHDKIEAKELLDTELDTASPTESLQTVSLQAPQKMPSTDLSDIPALPANPIPVIKNSIKLRLNR encoded by the exons AATTCTAATTCTGGGAAAACTAAATAACCTGGTGAAGGAATGGATACGGGAGATCAGTGAACTTAAG AATCTTCCACAGTCTGTAATAGAAAATGTTGGAGGGAAAATTTTTACATTTGGATCTTATAGATTAGGTGTACACACAAAAG GTGCGGATATTGATGCATTGTGTGTGGCACCAAGGCATGTTGATAGGAGTGATTTTTTCACCTCGTTTTATGAAAAACTTAAATTACAGGAAGAAGTGAAAGACTTGCGG GCTGTTGAAGAAGCATTTGTTCCCGTCATCAAACTGTGCTTTGATGGAATTGAG ATTGATATCTTGTTTGCCCGACTAGCGCTGCAGACTATTCCAGAAGACCTAGACCTTCGAGATGATAGTCTACTTAAAAATTTAGACATTAGATGCATACGAAGTCTTAACG GTTGCAGGGTAACCGATGAAATTCTCCATCTAGTACCAAACATTGACAATTTCAGGTTAACACTGAGAGCTATCAAACTGTGGGCCAAAA GGCACAACATCTATTCCAATATACTAGGTTTTCTTGGTGGCGTTTCCTGGGCTATGCTAGTAGCAAGAACTTGCCAGCTTTATCCAAATGCAATAGCATCAACTCTTGTACATAAATTTTTCTTGGTATTTTCTAAATG GGAATGGCCAAATCCAGTGCTATTGAAACAGCCAGAAGAATGCAATCTTAATTTGCCTGTATGGGACCCAAGG GTAAATCCCAGTGATAGGTACCATCTTATGCCTATAATTACACCAGCATACCCCCAGCAGAATTCAACCTACAATGTGTCCGTTTCTACCCGCATGGTCATGGTTGAAGAATTTAAGCAAG GTCTTGCTATCACAGATGAAATTTTGCTGAGTAAGGCAGAGTGGTCCAAACTCTTTGAAGCTCCAAACTTCTTTCAGAAGTACAA gcattATATTGTACTTCTAGCAAGTGCGCCAACAGAGAAACAGCGACTAGAATG GGTTGGCTTGGTCGAGTCCAAAATTCGTATTCTGGTTGGAAGCTTGGAAAAGAATGAATTCATCACACTGGCTCATGTAAATCCTCAGTCATTCCCAGCACCCAAGGAAAATCCTGACAA ggAGGAGTTTCGTACAATGTGGGTAATCGGGCTAGTGTTCAAGAAAACAGAGAATTCTGAAAATCTCAGTGTTGATCTTACATTTGACATTCAGTCCTTTACTGACACTG TTTATAGGCAAGCAATAAACAGCAAGATGTTTGAGATGGATATGAAAATTGCTGCAATGCATGTAAAAAAAAAGCAACTTCACCAACTGCTACCTAGTCATGTCcttcagaaaaagaaaaag CATTCGACAGAAGGGGTCAGGCTGACAGCGCTGAATGACAGCAGTCTAGATTTATCTATGGATAGTGATAACAGCACGTCTGTGCCTTCTCCTACAAATGCTATGAAGACAAGTCCACTGAATAGTTCTGGAAGTTCTCAGGG AAGCAGTCCTGCTCCAGCTGTGACGGCAGCATCTGTGACCAGCGTGCAGACTTCTGAAGTCAACGTGCCACAAACAAATTCCAGTGAAAGCTCAGGGG GTACTTCAAGTGAAAGCattcctcaaactgccacacagccagCCATCTCTCCGCCACCAAAGCCTACCATCCCTAGAGTTCCTTCAACTCGTCTTGTAAACCAGGCACCAAGACCTTCGGGAAACACCGCAACAAATAGCCTGAAGAGAACATCGTCTCCTCATAAAGAAGAGTCTcccaaaaaaattaaaactgaacaG GATGAAGTGAATGACGATGCCAGTTGTGTTGAAATGAGCGATCATGACAAAATAGAAGCCAAG GAACTACTTGATACAGAATTGGATACTGCttctccaactgaatctcttcaaACAGTATCTCTGCAAGCTCCTCAG AAAATGCCCAGTACAGACCTTTCAGATATCCCTGCTCTCCCTGCAAATCCTATTCCAGTTATCAAAAATTCAATAAAACTAAGATTGAATCGGTAA
- the PAPOLA gene encoding poly(A) polymerase alpha isoform X1 — translation MPFPVTTQGSQQTQQPQKHYGITSPISLAAPKESDCVLTQKLIETLKPFGVFEEEEELQRRILILGKLNNLVKEWIREISELKNLPQSVIENVGGKIFTFGSYRLGVHTKGADIDALCVAPRHVDRSDFFTSFYEKLKLQEEVKDLRAVEEAFVPVIKLCFDGIEIDILFARLALQTIPEDLDLRDDSLLKNLDIRCIRSLNGCRVTDEILHLVPNIDNFRLTLRAIKLWAKRHNIYSNILGFLGGVSWAMLVARTCQLYPNAIASTLVHKFFLVFSKWEWPNPVLLKQPEECNLNLPVWDPRVNPSDRYHLMPIITPAYPQQNSTYNVSVSTRMVMVEEFKQGLAITDEILLSKAEWSKLFEAPNFFQKYKHYIVLLASAPTEKQRLEWVGLVESKIRILVGSLEKNEFITLAHVNPQSFPAPKENPDKEEFRTMWVIGLVFKKTENSENLSVDLTFDIQSFTDTVYRQAINSKMFEMDMKIAAMHVKKKQLHQLLPSHVLQKKKKHSTEGVRLTALNDSSLDLSMDSDNSTSVPSPTNAMKTSPLNSSGSSQGRSSPAPAVTAASVTSVQTSEVNVPQTNSSESSGGTSSESIPQTATQPAISPPPKPTIPRVPSTRLVNQAPRPSGNTATNSLKRTSSPHKEESPKKIKTEQDEVNDDASCVEMSDHDKIEAKELLDTELDTASPTESLQTVSLQAPQKMPSTDLSDIPALPANPIPVIKNSIKLRLNR, via the exons AATTCTAATTCTGGGAAAACTAAATAACCTGGTGAAGGAATGGATACGGGAGATCAGTGAACTTAAG AATCTTCCACAGTCTGTAATAGAAAATGTTGGAGGGAAAATTTTTACATTTGGATCTTATAGATTAGGTGTACACACAAAAG GTGCGGATATTGATGCATTGTGTGTGGCACCAAGGCATGTTGATAGGAGTGATTTTTTCACCTCGTTTTATGAAAAACTTAAATTACAGGAAGAAGTGAAAGACTTGCGG GCTGTTGAAGAAGCATTTGTTCCCGTCATCAAACTGTGCTTTGATGGAATTGAG ATTGATATCTTGTTTGCCCGACTAGCGCTGCAGACTATTCCAGAAGACCTAGACCTTCGAGATGATAGTCTACTTAAAAATTTAGACATTAGATGCATACGAAGTCTTAACG GTTGCAGGGTAACCGATGAAATTCTCCATCTAGTACCAAACATTGACAATTTCAGGTTAACACTGAGAGCTATCAAACTGTGGGCCAAAA GGCACAACATCTATTCCAATATACTAGGTTTTCTTGGTGGCGTTTCCTGGGCTATGCTAGTAGCAAGAACTTGCCAGCTTTATCCAAATGCAATAGCATCAACTCTTGTACATAAATTTTTCTTGGTATTTTCTAAATG GGAATGGCCAAATCCAGTGCTATTGAAACAGCCAGAAGAATGCAATCTTAATTTGCCTGTATGGGACCCAAGG GTAAATCCCAGTGATAGGTACCATCTTATGCCTATAATTACACCAGCATACCCCCAGCAGAATTCAACCTACAATGTGTCCGTTTCTACCCGCATGGTCATGGTTGAAGAATTTAAGCAAG GTCTTGCTATCACAGATGAAATTTTGCTGAGTAAGGCAGAGTGGTCCAAACTCTTTGAAGCTCCAAACTTCTTTCAGAAGTACAA gcattATATTGTACTTCTAGCAAGTGCGCCAACAGAGAAACAGCGACTAGAATG GGTTGGCTTGGTCGAGTCCAAAATTCGTATTCTGGTTGGAAGCTTGGAAAAGAATGAATTCATCACACTGGCTCATGTAAATCCTCAGTCATTCCCAGCACCCAAGGAAAATCCTGACAA ggAGGAGTTTCGTACAATGTGGGTAATCGGGCTAGTGTTCAAGAAAACAGAGAATTCTGAAAATCTCAGTGTTGATCTTACATTTGACATTCAGTCCTTTACTGACACTG TTTATAGGCAAGCAATAAACAGCAAGATGTTTGAGATGGATATGAAAATTGCTGCAATGCATGTAAAAAAAAAGCAACTTCACCAACTGCTACCTAGTCATGTCcttcagaaaaagaaaaag CATTCGACAGAAGGGGTCAGGCTGACAGCGCTGAATGACAGCAGTCTAGATTTATCTATGGATAGTGATAACAGCACGTCTGTGCCTTCTCCTACAAATGCTATGAAGACAAGTCCACTGAATAGTTCTGGAAGTTCTCAGGG CAGAAGCAGTCCTGCTCCAGCTGTGACGGCAGCATCTGTGACCAGCGTGCAGACTTCTGAAGTCAACGTGCCACAAACAAATTCCAGTGAAAGCTCAGGGG GTACTTCAAGTGAAAGCattcctcaaactgccacacagccagCCATCTCTCCGCCACCAAAGCCTACCATCCCTAGAGTTCCTTCAACTCGTCTTGTAAACCAGGCACCAAGACCTTCGGGAAACACCGCAACAAATAGCCTGAAGAGAACATCGTCTCCTCATAAAGAAGAGTCTcccaaaaaaattaaaactgaacaG GATGAAGTGAATGACGATGCCAGTTGTGTTGAAATGAGCGATCATGACAAAATAGAAGCCAAG GAACTACTTGATACAGAATTGGATACTGCttctccaactgaatctcttcaaACAGTATCTCTGCAAGCTCCTCAG AAAATGCCCAGTACAGACCTTTCAGATATCCCTGCTCTCCCTGCAAATCCTATTCCAGTTATCAAAAATTCAATAAAACTAAGATTGAATCGGTAA